In Hemiscyllium ocellatum isolate sHemOce1 chromosome 5, sHemOce1.pat.X.cur, whole genome shotgun sequence, the following are encoded in one genomic region:
- the htr5ab gene encoding 5-hydroxytryptamine (serotonin) receptor 5A, genome duplicate b → MDVSNSSLQWGNRSEGHLPPGGVSVFSILALTLLAGLVLATLLWNGLVLVTILRVRAFHRVPHNLVASMAVSDVLVAALVMPLSLVHELHGRRWLLGRPLCQLWVSLDVLCCTASIWNVTAIALDRYWSISRHLEYTVQVRRRLSNLMIGLTWALSAVISLSPLFGWGGNAYSERDGRCQVSQEPSYTIFSTFGAFYLPLCVVLFVYWKIYKAAKFRIGSRKANTVSPMPQVVEVKEASQQPQMVFTVRHATVTFQTDGDTWREQKEKKAALMVGILIGVFVLCWIPFFITELINPLCSCDIPPIWKSIFLWLGYSNSFFNPLIYTAFNKNYNNAFRNLFSRQR, encoded by the exons ATGGATGTATCCAACAGCTCGTTGCAGTGGGGCAACAGGAGCGAAGGGCATCTGCCCCCTGGAGGGGTATCCGTATTCAGCATCCTGGCCCTGACGCTGCTGGCTGGCCTGGTGCTGGCCACGCTGCTGTGGAACGGCCTGGTGCTGGTCACCATTCTGAGGGTGCGCGCGTTCCACCGAGTCCCACACAACCTAGTGGCCTCCATGGCGGTGTCGGACGTGCTGGTGGCGGCGCTGGTCATGCCCCTGAGCCTGGTGCACGAGCTGCACGGGCGTCGCTGGCTGCTGGGCCGGCCACTCTGCCAGCTGTGGGTCAGCCTGGATGTGCTGTGCTGCACCGCCAGCATCTGGAACGTGACCGCCATCGCCCTGGACCGCTACTGGTCCATCAGCCGGCACCTGGAGTACACAGTGCAGGTTCGGCGCCGCCTCTCCAACCTCATGATCGGCCTGACCTGGGCGCTGTCCGCTGTCATCTCCCTCTCGCCGCTGTTCGGCTGGGGGGGCAATGCCTACTCGGAGCGAGACGGCCGTTGCCAGGTCAGCCAGGAGCCCTCCTACACCATCTTCTCCACCTTTGGCGCCTTCTACCTGCCCCTCTGCGTGGTGCTCTTTGTCTACTGGAAGATCTACAAGGCTGCCAAGTTCCGCATTGGCTCCCGCAAAGCCAACACCGTCAGCCCCATGCCCCAAGTGGTCGAG GTGAAAGAGGCGAGCCAGCAACCTCAGATGGTGTTCACTGTGCGACACGCCACGGTCACCTTCCAGACTGATGGGGATACCTGGCGGGAGCAGAAGGAGAAGAAGGCAGCGCTGATGGTCGGCATCCTGATCGGGGTCTTCGTGCTGTGCTGGATCCCATTCTTCATCACCGAGCTGATCAACCCGCTGTGCTCCTGTGACATCCCGCCCATCTGGAAGAGTATCTTCCTCTGGCTGGGCTACTCCAACTCCTTCTTCAACCCCCTGATCTACACCGCCTTCAACAAGAACTACAATAACGCCTTCAGGAACCTCTTCTCCCGGCAGAGGTAG